One Arvicanthis niloticus isolate mArvNil1 chromosome 3, mArvNil1.pat.X, whole genome shotgun sequence DNA segment encodes these proteins:
- the LOC117706038 gene encoding pulmonary surfactant-associated protein A, which yields MSLGSLAFILFLTVVAGIKCNGTEVCAGSPGIPGTPGNHGLPGRDGRDGIKGDPGPPGPMGPPGGMPGLPGRDGLPGAPGAPGEHGDKGEPGERGPPGFPADLDEELQTELYEIKHQILQTMGVLSLQGSMLSVGDKVFSTNGQSVNFDTIREMCSRAGGNIAVPRSPEENEAIASIAKKHNTYAYLGVIEDQTPGDFRYLDGASVNYTNWYPGEPRGRGKEKCVEMYTDGKWNDKGCLQYRLAICEF from the exons ATGTCACTAGGTTCTTTGGCCTTCATCCTCTTCTTGACTGTTGTTGCTGGTATCAAGTGCAATGGGACAGAAGTTTGTGCCGGAAGCCCTGGGATCCCTGGCACTCCTGGAAACCATGGTCTGCCCggcagagatgggagagatggTATCAAAGGAGATCCTGGACCTCCAG GTCCCATGGGTCCTCCTGGAGGAATGCCAGGCCTTCCTGGACGTGATGGGCTTCCTGGAGCCCCTGGTGCACCTGGAGAACATGGAGACAAGGGAGAGCCTGGAGAAAGGGGCCCTCCAG GGTTTCCAGCTGACCTAGATGAGGAGCTCCAGACTGAACTCTATGAGATCAAACATCAGATTCTGCAAACAATGGGAG TCCTCAGCTTGCAAGGATCCATGCTGTCAGTGGGGGATAAAGTCTTTTCTACCAATGGGCAGTCGGTCAACTTTGACACCATTAGAGAGATGTGTAGCAGAGCAGGTGGCAACATTGCTGTTCCGAGGAGTCCTGAGGAGAACGAGGCCATCGCAAGCATTGCAAAGAAGCACAACACCTATGCCTACTTGGGTGTGATTGAAGACCAGACTCCTGGAGACTTCCGCTACCTGGATGGGGCTTCTGTGAACTACACCAACTGGTACCCAGGAGAGCCCAGGGGTCGGGGCAAGGAGAAATGTGTAGAAATGTATACAGATGGGAAATGGAATGATAAGGGCTGCCTGCAGTACCGGCTGGCCATTTGTGAATTTTGA